The Elgaria multicarinata webbii isolate HBS135686 ecotype San Diego chromosome 4, rElgMul1.1.pri, whole genome shotgun sequence genome contains a region encoding:
- the CGREF1 gene encoding cell growth regulator with EF hand domain protein 1 — protein MAELQRLWLWLAAVLLLGPAGQAAPKDGGHRPEAPQDSRGHAILNPLHPGKESLRLLQDYLKTTGQVEGDAGAVTRQQALLLLFALHDYDRSGRLDGLEFMRLLNALATQQAHGQPTPDGVVLMVDRILESQDLNWDGLLEPSELLLPPRQGQARFAAPNEEDGAVLWPPPEAGGHEAPPSGPRGQEGTTEPPAAPLTVQEQGVMEAPSLSPLPQKHGGGTSQEALQDPQPQGAETPPAPRD, from the exons ATGGCGGAGCTGCAGCGGCTGTGGCTGTGGCTGGCTGCTGTGTTGCTCCTGGGGCCAGCCGGCCAGGCGGCACCGAAGGACGGCGGTCACAG GCCTGAGGCCCCCCAGGATTCCAGGGGCCACGCCATCCTGAACCCTCTACACCCAGGGAAGGAGTCTCTGAG ACTGCTGCAGGACTACCTGAAGACCACTGGGCAGGTGGAGGGAGACGCTGGAGCTGTGACAAGGCAGCAGG CGCTGTTGCTTCTCTTTGCTCTCCATGACTACGACCGGAGCGGCCGGCTGGACGGGCTGGAATTCATGCGGCTGCTGAATGCGCTGGCAACCCAACAGGCCCACGGGCAGCCCACGCCTGATGGG GTGGTGCTCATGGTGGATCGCATCCTGGAGAGTCAAGACCTCAACTGGGACGGACTGTTGgagccctctgagctgctgctgcccccacgGCAGGGCCAGGCCCGCTTTGCCGCCCCCAATGAAGAAGACGGAGCGGTGCTGTGGCCTCCTCCCGAAGCAGGGGGACACGAGGCGCCACCCTCAGGTCCCCGTGGCCAAGAAGGCACCACAGAGCCCCCGGCTGCCCCACTGACCGTTCAGGAGCAGGGCGTGATGGAGGCCCCCTCGCTGAGTCCTCTCCCACAGAAGCATGGAGGGGGCACCAGCCAGGAAGCACTGCAGGACCCACAGCCACAAGGGGCTGAGACGCCTCCTGCTCCAAGGGACTGA